A single Crateriforma conspicua DNA region contains:
- a CDS encoding type II secretion system protein, translating to MQTRSGISLLELVLALAILGGSLAVLSQIASTGADAAREARDLAMARLLAQRKMSEILLDYLVTPVSVPSSPMEAFDSTSLTAFMYSVEVQPGQLDGLLAIRVTVEAVDPAGGPSTALYVLDRWMIDPALGLAEAEEEAELAREEAAAGATDSAGGI from the coding sequence ATGCAGACGCGAAGCGGCATTTCGTTGTTGGAATTGGTTCTGGCACTGGCCATTCTGGGCGGTTCCCTGGCGGTGTTGTCACAGATCGCGAGTACCGGTGCCGATGCGGCGCGGGAAGCTCGTGACTTGGCGATGGCGCGCTTGTTGGCCCAACGAAAGATGTCTGAAATCCTGTTGGATTATCTGGTCACACCCGTCAGCGTTCCGTCGTCTCCGATGGAAGCGTTTGATTCGACTTCGCTGACCGCTTTTATGTATTCGGTCGAAGTTCAGCCTGGGCAATTGGATGGCTTGCTGGCGATTCGAGTGACCGTCGAAGCGGTCGATCCGGCGGGTGGACCGTCCACCGCGTTGTACGTGCTTGACCGCTGGATGATCGATCCCGCGTTGGGGCTGGCCGAAGCGGAAGAAGAGGCGGAGTTGGCACGCGAGGAAGCCGCTGCTGGTGCAACTGATTCGGCCGGAGGCATTTGA